GAGAGAGATGAAGGAGCTTGAGGATACATACCTTGAACTTTTAGGCAGTATATACCCTGAAGATGATGAAAATGAGCAGGAAGAAATGGAAGAGAGTTAGCCTGAACCACCTAACATGGCCAAATTTGGCCTTTATTCAGGGTATAATGCACATAAAACCGCATTTTTTAAAATATATGGTCATATGTGCTGAATTTCTGCATTTTATTTTCTTGACAGAGGATGATATCAACTCTATGCTTGCTCCCAACATGGCATTTCTTTTTTATTAAATTAAAAAACCAAAGAGGAGGAACGAAAATGAGAGCTTTAATTTTTTCAGTATTGTTTATGCTTGTAGCAGGGATGGCCTATGCCGCTGATATCGACGGCAACTGGCAGGGTGAAGCACCCGGAATGGGCGGGGAACCAATGAAGATTAACTATACCTTCAAGGCCGATGGAAAAAACCTGACCGGTAACACAAAGGGTATGGATGGTAATGACCTGGCCATTCAGGATGGCAAGATTGATGGTAATAAATTTTCATTTGCTCTTGATTTTGGTATGGGTATGCCATTGGTATTTAAGGGCGAGGTAAAGGGCGACACTATTGAAATGAAGATGGAGATGCCCGCTGCACCCGAAGGCGCACCAGCCGGACCGGGTATGGGTGAGATGCCTCCGACAATACTCAAGAAAGTAAAATAATTTTATTTCGCTTATCAAAAGGCCATGCAACCAGGGGTTGCCTGGCCTTTTTTATTGCTATATTTATTTTTTAAATGATAATTGATAATTGATCATTGAAAATCATTAAATGATATGCTAAAAATCTTTCTTTCGTGCGCCCATAGCTCAGATGGATAGAGTGACGGACTACGAATCCGCAGGTCGCAAGTTCGAATCTTGCTGGGCGCACCATATAAAAATTCATATCATAAAGGGCTTAGCTGATCCGGTTGAGCCTTTTTTATTTGTTATAACACATATTGAGGCACAGGGATGCAAGGCCTGCCTGATCCAACTTTACCTGATACAGTCGCATGCTGCATATCTGTCAGAATTAAAGTTTGACATGATATTTCTGATTTTTTATAGTTTTAAAATTGCCTAAATTTATTTATCGATCATTCATGACCAGTTACTTAATCAGGTGATTATGTCCGAAGATATTGTTCACATAGACCCGAGAAGGCCGGAAGAAAAGAGTGAAAAACGGCTTATAACGGGCGATAAATTCCAGGAGGGGGGGATGTCCCTCCTGATGGATGCCACAGATACAAACCTCATGCGCCGGATAGTCATGAAGATCATGCGGGATGAAAAAATTAAAGACGAGTATGAGCTGAGCCGCATGGTGGTTGAGGCACAAATTACCGCACAACTGGATCACCCCAATATCATCCCCATATATGAGCTCGGGATAGACAAAAAAGAGAGGCTCTTTTTCACTATGAAAAAGGTACGCGGTAAGGTGCTCTATGAACTTATCAATGAAAAGGATCTTTCACAGAGAACAGACAGGGATATATTACGTCTGGTACAGATAATGATCAAGGTATGCGATGCGGTATCCTATGCCCACAGCAAGGGCGTAATACACCGTGACATCAAGCCTGACAATATAATGGTAGGGAGTTTTGGTCAGGTTTACCTCATGGACTGGGGCATTGCCCGTGTCAAAGGAGGTAAAATATCAGTAATAGAACAGATGAACCTGCCGGAGATAAAAAAACGCAAACAGTTCAGCATGCGGGTAGAGGTGCAGGGGAATATATTCGGTACCCCGTGCTATATGTCGCCAGAACAGGCAAGAGGAGATCTTGATAGTGTTGATGAGCGGAGTGATGTCTTTTCAATAGGCGCAACCCTGTATGAGATTCTTACCGGATTACGCCCCATACCCGGAGATTCACTCAGGGATATGGTTATAAATGCAAGGATTTGCGAGATCCAGCCGCCTGACGAAAAGGTGGATTTCCCTCTGCCATTGGGTCTTATTAGAATAACCATGAAGGCCATGAGTAAAAATCCCTCGGATCGTTATCAGTCAGTTGAAGAACTAAAGGATGAGCTGGAAAATTTCCTAGAGGGAAGCGAGCGGTTTCCCGGCCACACATACAGGCCGGGCGCCCTTATTGTACGCGAAGGTGATATTGGACATGAGGCATATATCATAAGATCCGGCGAATGCCGCGCCTTCAAGACCATTAACGGCGAAAAGGTTGAACTCCGCATCATGAAAGCAGGTGATGTGTTTGGTGAAACGGCCATACTGACAGAAAAGCCCAGGTCAGCAAGCGTTGAGGCAGTTGACAACGTGACCGTTGCGGTGATTAAAAGCCAGTACTTCAAGGAGGAGCTGGATACAGGCTCATGGCTTGGCCCATTTATACGCACCCTGGCAGAACGTTTCAGGGAGGCAGACCAGAGGCTGAACCCCTGATCTGTCTTTTTTTACTGAAAAGGATTAAAGCGGCTCTTTTCAGGTATGCCTGCCTTTTTGAGCAATTCTTTATGATATCTTTTGGTCTCCTCACTTATGGGTATCCATGACAAGTATGCTTCTGATGAAAAATAGGGGATTATCCTGAGTATCTCTTTTGCATGGATTCGTGCACGATCCATCTGATCCTCATAGGTATAAATCAGGGTCAGGTATATATGTGCTAGGATATTATTCTGTTCAGGTGGCATTGAAGCCCTTTCAAGGGCCATCTTTGCCCTTTCAAGGTTTAAAAACCCGGTTGGCGATGGGCTTGAATAGGAGATGCCCATAAAAACAAAATTCTGGACCTCAGACCGGGAATCTATATTTAGACCAATCTCATAATGTTTTGCAGACTCATCATATCGTTGCAAAAACAAAAGAGTAAAGCCCAACCCGAAATGGGCATTCTTTGAGTCAGGTGATATTTCTACCCATTTTTTGTAATATTCCAATGCCTTTTCAAGATATTCTGATGCTTTTTCAAGATATCCCAATACCCTTTCACGTTCATACTTCGCCAGATACAACTGCCCTAAAATAGCAAGACTTGCGCCCTTATCAAGGTTTTCTACCGCTTTGGCATCCTTTTCAACCTCATTAAGATATTCTGATACCTTGTTATCGGGTGGCCCTGCAA
The sequence above is drawn from the Desulfatiglans sp. genome and encodes:
- a CDS encoding protein kinase translates to MSEDIVHIDPRRPEEKSEKRLITGDKFQEGGMSLLMDATDTNLMRRIVMKIMRDEKIKDEYELSRMVVEAQITAQLDHPNIIPIYELGIDKKERLFFTMKKVRGKVLYELINEKDLSQRTDRDILRLVQIMIKVCDAVSYAHSKGVIHRDIKPDNIMVGSFGQVYLMDWGIARVKGGKISVIEQMNLPEIKKRKQFSMRVEVQGNIFGTPCYMSPEQARGDLDSVDERSDVFSIGATLYEILTGLRPIPGDSLRDMVINARICEIQPPDEKVDFPLPLGLIRITMKAMSKNPSDRYQSVEELKDELENFLEGSERFPGHTYRPGALIVREGDIGHEAYIIRSGECRAFKTINGEKVELRIMKAGDVFGETAILTEKPRSASVEAVDNVTVAVIKSQYFKEELDTGSWLGPFIRTLAERFREADQRLNP